Proteins found in one Apostichopus japonicus isolate 1M-3 chromosome 16, ASM3797524v1, whole genome shotgun sequence genomic segment:
- the LOC139982613 gene encoding uncharacterized protein isoform X1, which yields MTVEKKPIFIFSHDSSLVFFCLRYKSRYRERMAAYSLRHYKIIHIVSITIYFMIKISPVDSFDITIDSKPGDKVILNCTANEAALKEWKYEGYLIFHNQERFAQEMKNTIYAEEEFRELMNSSVHVDENNSLIINPVSTGHEGTYTCWLDEKKKEKVLLKIKELILQPVEVEVNGTAAMDKIPRKTKAMVTCAANITKLPYHDNLVWRVNSTSDFYSESKFTDTDAHQGSSTRSSVALYSVTYLPQEVREFIECTVTDNTFGTTTTIWRSFQTFDVSLKPIGVQVNGIDITGKVFVARTNDVHVTCTASITGISDYSTFVGRVSTTSNITSNINFTSSNVTLTTKYIFSSTLTGESFSAIYSPSEEKGYIACAVTDTMFGTTTTIRRSFETFDFVDVTLSINEMEDNRSIYIIREQGTYYATCSFLLQNVPIDITWKVINTTFPKVTSGESSSILIFSPTKRTGSVACVLEGPYNQLYYQTISFEVSDPKPETGSSKNDIYIILAGIFILAVFIFVLWKQNTACQCNNVLR from the exons ATGACGGTTGAAAAAAAGCCAATCTTCATATTCTCTCATGACAGTTCACTTGTTTTTTTCTGTCTAAGATATAAATCGAGATATCGAGAAAGAATGGCAGCATATTCGTTGCGCCATTATAAAATAATTCATATTGTTTCCATTACGATTTATTTCATGATCAAAATATCACCAGTGGATAGCTTTGATATTACTATTGACAGCAAACCAGGCGATAAAGTGATATTAAACTGTACAGCTAATGAAGCGGCTCTAAAAGAATGGAAATACGAGGGTTATTTGATATTCCATAACCAAGAACGATTCGCACAGGAAATGAAGAATACAATATATGCGGAAGAAGAATTCCgagaactaatgaacagcagcgtACATGTAGATGAAAACAATTCTCTGATCATAAATCCTGTTAGTACAGGACACGAAGGGACATATACGTGTTGGCTTGacgagaagaagaaggaaaaggtTTTGCTCAAGATTAAAG AACTTATACTCCAACCGGTCGAAGTAGAGGTCAACGGAACCGCCGCTATGGATAAAATACCTAGAAAGACTAAGGCCATGGTTACGTGTGCCGCTAACATAACAAAACTACCTTATCATGATAACCTTGTATGGAGAGTTAATAGTACATCCGACTTCTATTCAGAGAGCAAGTTCACTGACACAGACGCTCATCAAGGTTCCTCTACCAGATCTTCTGTGGCATTATACTCAGTAACGTACTTACCACAAGAAGTAAGAGAGTTCATCGAATGCACAGTTACAGATAACACATTTGGTACTACTACGACAATTTGGAGGAGCTTCCAAACCTTTG ATGTGAGTTTGAAGCCAATAGGAGTTCAAGTAAACGGAATCGATATCACTGGAAAAGTGTTCGTAGCGAGGACCAACGATGTCCACGTGACATGTACTGCGAGCATAACTGGAATATCCGATTATAGTACATTTGTGGGAAGAGTCAGCACTACATCAAATATCACATCAAACATAAATTTCACGAGCTCAAACGTTACTCTGACTACTAAATATATCTTCTCGTCTACACTTACTGGGGAATCTTTCTCTGCGATATATTCCCCATCAGAGGAAAAAGGATATATCGCATGTGCAGTAACTGACACAATGTTTGGTACGACCACAACTATTCGACGAAGCTTTGAAACATTTG attttgtcGACGTTACACTATCTATTAATGAGATGGAGGACAACAGGTCCATATACATCATCAGAGAACAGGGAACGTACTATGCAACATGCAGTTTCTTGTTACAAAACGTGCCAATAGACATTACCTGGAAAGTTATAAACACCACCTTTCCAAAGGTAACCTCTGGTGAATCTTCATCAATATTGATATTCTCGCCTACTAAAAGAACAGGGAGTGTCGCGTGTGTCCTAGAAGGTCCTTACAACCAACTTTACTACCAAACAATATCTTTTGAAGTCTCTG ATCCCAAACCAGAGACAGGTTCTTCTAAGAACGACATATATATCATTCTCGCGGGTATTTTCATTCTGGCAGTTTTCATATTCGTACTTTGGAAACAAAATACCG CATGTCAGTGTAATAACGTCCTCAG GTGA
- the LOC139982613 gene encoding uncharacterized protein isoform X2, whose amino-acid sequence MTVEKKPIFIFSHDSSLVFFCLRYKSRYRERMAAYSLRHYKIIHIVSITIYFMIKISPVDSFDITIDSKPGDKVILNCTANEAALKEWKYEGYLIFHNQERFAQEMKNTIYAEEEFRELMNSSVHVDENNSLIINPVSTGHEGTYTCWLDEKKKEKVLLKIKELILQPVEVEVNGTAAMDKIPRKTKAMVTCAANITKLPYHDNLVWRVNSTSDFYSESKFTDTDAHQGSSTRSSVALYSVTYLPQEVREFIECTVTDNTFGTTTTIWRSFQTFDVSLKPIGVQVNGIDITGKVFVARTNDVHVTCTASITGISDYSTFVGRVSTTSNITSNINFTSSNVTLTTKYIFSSTLTGESFSAIYSPSEEKGYIACAVTDTMFGTTTTIRRSFETFDPKPETGSSKNDIYIILAGIFILAVFIFVLWKQNTACQCNNVLR is encoded by the exons ATGACGGTTGAAAAAAAGCCAATCTTCATATTCTCTCATGACAGTTCACTTGTTTTTTTCTGTCTAAGATATAAATCGAGATATCGAGAAAGAATGGCAGCATATTCGTTGCGCCATTATAAAATAATTCATATTGTTTCCATTACGATTTATTTCATGATCAAAATATCACCAGTGGATAGCTTTGATATTACTATTGACAGCAAACCAGGCGATAAAGTGATATTAAACTGTACAGCTAATGAAGCGGCTCTAAAAGAATGGAAATACGAGGGTTATTTGATATTCCATAACCAAGAACGATTCGCACAGGAAATGAAGAATACAATATATGCGGAAGAAGAATTCCgagaactaatgaacagcagcgtACATGTAGATGAAAACAATTCTCTGATCATAAATCCTGTTAGTACAGGACACGAAGGGACATATACGTGTTGGCTTGacgagaagaagaaggaaaaggtTTTGCTCAAGATTAAAG AACTTATACTCCAACCGGTCGAAGTAGAGGTCAACGGAACCGCCGCTATGGATAAAATACCTAGAAAGACTAAGGCCATGGTTACGTGTGCCGCTAACATAACAAAACTACCTTATCATGATAACCTTGTATGGAGAGTTAATAGTACATCCGACTTCTATTCAGAGAGCAAGTTCACTGACACAGACGCTCATCAAGGTTCCTCTACCAGATCTTCTGTGGCATTATACTCAGTAACGTACTTACCACAAGAAGTAAGAGAGTTCATCGAATGCACAGTTACAGATAACACATTTGGTACTACTACGACAATTTGGAGGAGCTTCCAAACCTTTG ATGTGAGTTTGAAGCCAATAGGAGTTCAAGTAAACGGAATCGATATCACTGGAAAAGTGTTCGTAGCGAGGACCAACGATGTCCACGTGACATGTACTGCGAGCATAACTGGAATATCCGATTATAGTACATTTGTGGGAAGAGTCAGCACTACATCAAATATCACATCAAACATAAATTTCACGAGCTCAAACGTTACTCTGACTACTAAATATATCTTCTCGTCTACACTTACTGGGGAATCTTTCTCTGCGATATATTCCCCATCAGAGGAAAAAGGATATATCGCATGTGCAGTAACTGACACAATGTTTGGTACGACCACAACTATTCGACGAAGCTTTGAAACATTTG ATCCCAAACCAGAGACAGGTTCTTCTAAGAACGACATATATATCATTCTCGCGGGTATTTTCATTCTGGCAGTTTTCATATTCGTACTTTGGAAACAAAATACCG CATGTCAGTGTAATAACGTCCTCAG GTGA